One region of Quercus lobata isolate SW786 chromosome 2, ValleyOak3.0 Primary Assembly, whole genome shotgun sequence genomic DNA includes:
- the LOC115976550 gene encoding proteasome subunit beta type-7-B, with the protein MSNSAIDVPPKGGFSFDLCRRNDMLSKKGVQPPSYRKTGTTIVGLVFQDGVILGADTRATEGPIVCDKNCEKIHYMAPNIYCCGAGTAADTEAVTDMVSSQLQLHRYHTGRESRVVTALTLLKKHLFNYQGHVSAALVLGGVDVTGPHLHTIYPHGSTDTLPFATMGSGSLAAMAMFESKYKEGLTRDEGIKLVVEAICSGIFNDLGSGSNVDVCVITKGHKEYLRNHLLPNPRTYVNPKGFSFTKKTEVLLTKITPLKEKVEVIEGGDAMEE; encoded by the exons ATGTCTAACTCGGCTATAGATGTTCCCCCCAAGGGTGGATTTAGTTTTGATCTCTGCAGAAGAAATGACATGCTTAGTAAGAAGGGAGTTCAGCCACCATCATATCGGAAGACAGGAACTACAATTGTTGGTTTAGTTTTCCAG GATGGCGTCATTCTTGGAGCAGATACAAGAGCCACTGAAGGACCCATAGTTTGTGATAAGAACTGTGAAAAGATTCATTATATGGCACCAAACATATATTGTTGTGGAGCAGGAACTGCTGCTGATACAGAGGCAGTAACAG ACATGGTCAGCTCACAGCTACAACTGCATCGCTACCATACTGGTCGAGAATCAAGGGTTGTTACAGCATTGACCCTTCTTAAGAAACACCTTTTCAA CTACCAAGGCCATGTTTCAGCTGCTCTGGTTCTTGGTGGGGTTGATGTTACTGGACCTCATCTACATACT ATATATCCCCATGGATCAACTGACACGCTGCCGTTTGCAACAATGGGATCTGGTTCACTTGCTGCCATGGCCATGTTCGAGTCCAAGTACAAAGAAGGCCTGACT AGGGATGAAGGAATCAAACTTGTTGTTGAAGCTATATGCTCTGGTATATTTAATGATTTGGGAAGTGGAAGCAATGTTGATGTTTGTGTGATAACCAAG GGGCACAAGGAGTACCTTAGAAACCATCTGTTGCCTAATCCCCGTACCTATGTCAATCCAAAAGGCTTTTCTTTTACTAAGAAGACTG AAGTTCTCTTAACGAAGATTACTCCATTGAAGGAGAAGGTGGAAGTGATTGAAGGAGGAGATGCAATGGAAGAGTGA
- the LOC115970347 gene encoding uncharacterized protein LOC115970347 gives MGGDPSRRNQNLYSTYHKDKGYTIEQCRVLKNHLGQLVKAGYLKEFVADTGNRDAGQGTQQRGNPLPPPLGVIEVIHAALRGTAMAGRRGALTVVLVKNSLGKQPPEKKLKVVQEPIAFNDDNLEGPIQPHDDALVVTAWIKGFIVKKVMVDQGSRADVMYLDLFRGLELKKEVLSKYDTPLVEFDGQVVIPEGQISFPVNMEGKEVSVVFVVVASFSPYMAILGRPWIHAMGAVPSTLHVKVKFRIE, from the coding sequence ATGGGGGGTGACCCGTCTCGTAGGAATCAGAATTTGTATAGTACCTATCACAAGGATAAGGGGTATACTATCGAGCAATGCCGGGTGTTAAAGAATCATCTTGGGCAATTGGTGAAGGCGGGATATCTAAAGGAGTTTGTGGCAGATACAGGGAATAGGGATGCCGGGCAAGGTACTCAGCAAAGAGGGAACCCTCTCCCTCCCCCATTAGGAGTGATCGAGGTTATCCATGCTGCCCTAAGGGGTACTGCAATGGCCGGGAGGAGAGGAGCGTTGACTGTAGTGCTTGTGAAAAACAGCTTGGGCAAGCAGCCACCTGAGAAGAAGCTAAAAGTTGTTCAGGAGCCCATCGCTTTTAACGATGATAATTTAGAAGGACCAATTCAGCCACACGATGATGCATTGGTGGTGACAGCCTGGATAAAGGGTTTCATAGTAAAGAAGGTAATGGTGGACCAAGGAAGTAGGGCCGATGTGATGTATCTAGATCTGTTTAGAGGGCTCGAACTGAAGAAGGAGGTCCTCTCAAAATACGATACGCCCCTGGTCGAGTTTGATGGTCAGGTGGTGATTCCCGAGGGGCAAATATCATTTCCTGTGAATATGGAAGGAAAGGAAGTGTCAGTGGTTTTTGTAGTTGTTGCTTCGTTTTCTCCTTATATGGCTATTCTGGGaaggccatggatccatgcgATGGGGGCAGTTCCCTCCACCCTGCATGTGAAGGTTAAATTCCGTATCGAGTAG
- the LOC115976551 gene encoding ras-related protein RABB1b — MSYDYLFKYIIIGDTGVGKSCLLLQFTDKRFQPVHDLTIGVEFGARMVTIDSRPIKLQIWDTAGQESFRSITRSYYRGAAGALLVYDITRRETFNHLASWLEDARQHANPNMSIMLIGNKSDLAHRRAVSKEEGEQFAKENGLLFLEASARTAQNVEEAFIKTAAKILQNIQEGVFDVSNESSGIKVGYGRPQGPSGARDGAVAQRGACCG, encoded by the exons ATGTCGTACGACTACCTCTTCAAGTACATCATCATCGGAGACACAG GTGTAGGGAAATCGTGTCTGCTCTTGCAATTCACTGACAAGAGATTCCAGCCCGTGCATGATCTCACCATTGGTGTCGAGTTCGGAGCTCGCATGGTCACCATCGACAGTCGTCCTATCAAGCTTCAGATTTGGGACACT GCTGGGCAAGAATCTTTCCGGTCCATCACTAGATCTTACTACAGAGGAGCAGCTGGAGCACTTCTGGTATATGACATAACCAG GAGAGAGACATTTAATCATTTGGCAAGCTGGCTAGAGGATGCTCGGCAGCATGCTAATCCCAACATGTCAATCATGCTCATAGGGAACAAGAGTGATCTTGCACATCGGAGGGCTGTCAGCAAAGAGGAAGGGGAACAATTTGCAAAGGAAAATGGGCTTTTATTCTTGGAGGCATCTGCAAGAACAGCTCAAAATGTTGAGGAG GCCTTCATAAAGACTGCTGCAAAGATCCTTCAGAATATTCAGGAGGGTGTATTTGATGTATCTAATGAG TCATCTGGCATCAAGGTTGGGTATGGGCGCCCCCAGGGTCCATCAGGTGCAAGAGATGGAGCAGTTGCTCAGAGAGGTGCTTGTTGTGGCTGA
- the LOC115976553 gene encoding pre-rRNA-processing protein ESF2, which yields MADEECDFHSAKSRGKSSKKKKDKKKQLLNEKEAVDRRFGMEGNPKFNDAITNSMKKGLLVGTVKVEDKQEDQLEFKGGNLLEEKDEVNSLKSNDEMPTEHKLLLNKKEVEGNSKSDDDASENEEKNLSVEVGKAKIKEEVNGESLLDEEEQMVKRYKEYSEANAKIAANLQREKKKKRVLERAAKGGMRGICYLSRIPPKMDPDGLRVILSQYGEIDRIYLVSQNPASQVHRSRAGKYGKQKFSEGWVEFTDKKVAKRVANMLNGEQIGGRKRSQFYYDMWNIKYLSKFKWDDLTAEIVEKNAIREQKLDLEISAAKRERDFYLKKVDKSRALSAIEERLQKKRKVQQELGVNSDLPVSQQAAKVIRHFPQKQPVTNNAGQAKARLSKDTLAGVFADS from the exons ATGGCTGATGAAGAATGCGATTTTCATAGTGCAAAATCCAGGGgtaaaagtagcaaaaaaaagaaagataaaaagaagCAATTATTAAATGAAAAGGAAGCAGTTGACAGGAGGTTCGGAATGGAAGGGAATCCAAAATTCAATGATGCAATCACAAACAGCATGAAAAAGGGTTTATTAGTGGGAACTGTGAAGGTTGAGGATAAACAAGAGGATCAACTAGAGTTTAAGGGAGGGAATCTTCTAGAGGAGAAAGACGAGGTTAATAGTCTGAAATCCAATGATGAAATGCCAACTGAACATAAGTTATtgttaaacaaaaaagaagtggAGGGGAATTCAAAATCTGATGATGATGCTagtgaaaatgaagaaaaaaatttgtcgGTGGAAGTTGGGAAGGCTAAGATTAAAGAAGAGGTGAATGGAGAGAGTCTTTTGGATGAGGAAGAACAAATGGTTAAAAGATATAAGGAGTATTCAGAAGCGAATGCTAAGATCGCCGCAAAtcttcagagagaaaaaaagaagaagcggGTTTTGGAGCGAGCTGCAAAGGGTGGCATGCGTGGCATTTGCTACTTGAGTCGGATTCCTCCAAAAATGGATCCTGATGGTCTTCGTGTTATTCTCTCTCAATATGGAGAAATAGATCGGATTTATCTGGTATCTCAAA ATCCAGCTTCTCAAGTACATCGTAGTCGAGCTGGTAAGTACGGAAAGCAAAAATTTTCTGAAGG ATGGGTTGAATTTACAGATAAAAAGGTTGCTAAGAGAGTTGCTAATATGTTAAATGGTGAACAAATAG GTGGAAGGAAGAGGTCACAATTCTATTATGATATGTGGAATATCAAGTACTTGAGTAAATTCAAGTGGGATGATCTTACTGCAGAGATTG TTGAGAAGAATGCCATTCGAGAGCAAAAACTAGATTTAGAAATTTCTGCGGCCAAAAGGGAACGGGATTTCTATCTCAAAAAAGTTGATAAGTCCCGTGCTTTGAGTGCTATAGAAGAACGATTACAGAAg AAGCGAAAGGTCCAACAAGAGTTAGGAGTGAACTCCGATCTCCCTGTTAGCCAGCAGGCAGCAAAGGTTATTCGCCATTTCCCACAAAAGCAACCAGTTACAAATAATGCAGGACAAGCCAAAGCTCGACTTTCAAAAGATACCCTGGCTGGG GTATTTGCTGATTCTTAG
- the LOC115976549 gene encoding SEC1 family transport protein SLY1-like has translation MALNLRQKQTECITRMLNLNQPVNATGTANEEVYKILIYDKFCQNILSPLIRVKDLRKHGVTLYFLIDKDRKPVHDVPAVYFVQANQSNIQRINADASRSLYDTFHLNFSSAVPRLLLEDIASGTLSSDSIQRIAKVHDQYLEFVTLEDNLFSLAQKSSFVQLNDPSAGDREIEEIVERIVTGLFCVLATLAVVPIIRCPRGGPAEMVASALDQRLRDHLLSKNNLFTEGGSFTSSFQRPVLCIFDRNFELSVAIQHDFRYRALVHDVLGLRLNRLSVQGEKGGMKSFELDSSDPFWVANGLLEFPEVAVEIETQLNKYKKDVDEVNRRTGGTDGAEFDGTDLMGNTKHLMNAVNSLPELTERKQVIDKHTNIATVLLGEIKERSLDSYAKKENEMLVRGTIDRNELLGVLRGKGTKLDKLRFAIMYLISSESINQSEAESVEAALKESEVDTSAFQYVKKLKSLNVSMASANSASRNNIVDWAEKFYAVTAGVKNLLSSDRQLALPRTVEALMEGKPNPEIDNYLVFDPRTPKSGSGSSHLKGPFKEAIVFMIGGGNYVEYGSLQELVQHQQPVKHVIYGTTEILTGVEFIEQLTLLGHKMGFGSSTAAPTP, from the exons ATGGCTCTCAATCTCCGTCAAAAGCAAACAG AATGTATTACCCGAATGTTGAATTTGAACCAACCCGTGAATGCAACGGGTACTGCAAACGAGGAGGTGTACAAGATCTTGATCTATGATAAGTTTTGCCAAAACATCCTGTCCCCATTGATTCGTGTCAAGGACCTTCGAAAGCATGGTGTGACATTATACTTTCTCATTGATAAGGATCGAAAACCAGTCCATGATGTGCCTGCCGTGTATTTTGTCCAAGCCAATCAATCCAACATTCAGCGAATCAATGCTGATGCCTCCCGGTCGCTGTATGATACTTTTCACTTGAATTTTTCATCCGCTGTACCCCGCCTGCTGCTTGAAGATATTGCATCTGGGACTTTGAGTTCGGATTCAATCCAACGGATTGCAAAGGTGCATGATCAGTACTTGGAGTTTGTGACATTGGAGGATAATTTGTTTTCGTTGGCACAGAAGTCTAGTTTTGTGCAATTGAATGATCCATCAGCTGGGGATCGTGAGATTGAGGAGATTGTGGAGAGGATTGTAACTGGTTTGTTTTGTGTATTGGCTACACTGGCCGTGGTGCCAATAATTAGGTGCCCACGTGGTGGGCCAGCTGAGATGGTTGCTTCAGCATTAGATCAGAGATTGCGAGACCATTTGTTGTCGAAGAACAATTTGTTTACAGAAGGTGGGAGTTTCACGAGCTCTTTCCAGCGGCCAGTTTTGTGTATATTTGATAGGAATTTTGAGTTGTCAGTTGCAATACAGCATGATTTTAGGTATCGGGCTCTTGTTCATGATGTTCTTGGATTGAGACTGAATAGGTTGAGTGTACAAGGTGAAAAGGGTGGGATGAAGTCATTTGAGTTGGATAGTTCTGACCCATTTTGGGTGGCTAATGGATTGTTGGAATTTCCTGAAGTCGCAGTGGAGATTGAGACTCAATTGAACAAGTATAAGAAGGATGTTGATGAGGTCAATAGGAGGACCGGTGGGACTGATGGGGCAGAGTTTGATGGGACAGACTTGATGGGGAACACGAAGCATTTGATGAATGCAGTGAACTCACTGCCTGAGTTGACAGAGCGGAAGCAGGTGATAGATAAGCACACCAATATTGCAACTGTTTTGTTGGGTGAGATCAAGGAGAGGTCACTTGATTCTTATGCAAAAAAGGAGAATGAGATGTTGGTCAGAGGAACCATTGATCGGAATGAGCTCCTTGGTGTGCTCAGAGGGAAAGGGACAAAGCTGGATAAGCTGAGGTTCGCTATCATGTATCTGATCTCTTCAGAAAGCATTAATCAATCGGAAGCGGAATCAGTAGAAGCAGCACTCAAAGAGTCCGAGGTTGATACTAGTGCATTTCAGTAtgtgaaaaaattgaagtcATTGAATGTCTCAATGGCATCAGCAAATTCAGCCAGCAGAAATAACATTGTCGACTGGGCTGAGAAATTTTATGCTGTGACTGCTGGTGTGAAGAATCTCTTATCTAGTGATAGGCAATTGGCATTGCCAAGGACAGTGGAAGCCTTGATGGAAGGGAAGCCGAATCCTGAAATTGATAATTACCTCGTATTTGATCCTCGCACTCCCAAGTCAGGTTCTGGTAGTAGTCATTTGAAAGGACCGTTTAAGGAAGCTATtgtgttcatgattggcggtGGTAATTATGTTGAGTACGGGAGCTTGCAAGAGCTTGTACAGCACCAGCAGCCTGTCAAGCATGTTATATATGGAACTACAGAAATTCTCACAGGAGTGGAGTTTATTGAGCAGCTTACACTGTTGGGGCATAAGATGGGATTTGGGAGTAGCACTGCTGCTCCAACTCCTTAA